Proteins from a single region of Streptomyces sp. Tu 3180:
- a CDS encoding PRC-barrel domain-containing protein produces the protein MQTDIDPRHLIGRKAFDRNGTRIGTIDEIYLDDATGVPEWAAIRTGLFSRDAFVPLEPSELIDGALHVPFERALIKDAPDFGVGRHLSPEQELQLYHHYGLDVAAPPPFPDRDFGQLAGKDESA, from the coding sequence GTGCAGACCGACATCGATCCGCGCCACCTGATCGGCCGCAAGGCGTTCGACCGCAACGGAACCCGGATCGGCACGATCGACGAGATCTATCTCGACGACGCCACCGGTGTACCGGAGTGGGCGGCGATACGCACCGGCCTGTTCAGCAGGGACGCCTTCGTCCCCCTGGAGCCCAGCGAACTGATCGACGGCGCCCTCCACGTCCCCTTCGAACGCGCCCTGATCAAGGACGCCCCGGACTTCGGTGTCGGCCGCCACCTCTCCCCGGAGCAGGAACTCCAGCTCTACCACCACTACGGCCTGGACGTGGCCGCCCCGCCTCCGTTCCCGGACCGCGACTTCGGCCAGCTCGCGGGCAAGGACGAATCGGCCTGA
- a CDS encoding DNA polymerase IV produces the protein MRSAPTILHLDMDAFFASVEQASKPSLRGKAVIVGGLGPRGVVATASYEARVFGVHSAMPMAQARRLAPNAAYLVPRFAFYRSISEQVMGLLRELSPLVEPLSLDEAFVDLEAGGAARDGTSARLAGARLRADIRAVTGLTGSVGLAASKMLAKIASEQAKPDGLVLIEPGTERALLGPMPVRTLPGVGPATGDHLRRAGIHTVDELAEAGEDELVRLLGKAHGHALYAMALARDERPVVAEREAKSVSVEDTYDVDIHDRVRVGTEVRRLADRCVRRLRGAGLSGRTIVLKVRRYDFSTLTRSETLRGPTDDPAVVREAAARLLESVDTTGGVRLLGVGVSGLADYTQEDLFAQAAGVPEDALGEEPEAVPVEERQSPTERRWPAGHDVRHAVHGHGWVQGSGLGRVTVRFETPGSEPGRVMTFRIEDPDLEPAEPLPLVTRKPGESGRTEAGGVGSASP, from the coding sequence GTGAGATCCGCGCCCACGATCCTGCACCTCGACATGGACGCCTTCTTCGCCTCGGTGGAGCAGGCGTCCAAGCCGAGCCTGCGCGGGAAGGCCGTCATCGTGGGCGGGCTCGGGCCGCGCGGTGTGGTCGCCACCGCCTCGTACGAGGCCCGCGTCTTCGGCGTCCACTCGGCGATGCCCATGGCGCAGGCCCGGCGGCTCGCGCCCAACGCCGCCTACCTGGTGCCCCGCTTCGCTTTCTACCGGTCGATCAGCGAACAGGTGATGGGGCTGCTGCGGGAGCTGTCTCCGCTGGTCGAGCCGCTCAGTCTGGACGAGGCCTTCGTGGACCTGGAGGCCGGCGGCGCGGCCCGGGACGGGACGTCGGCGCGACTGGCCGGGGCGAGGCTGCGCGCGGACATCCGGGCGGTCACGGGGCTCACCGGGTCGGTGGGGCTCGCGGCCTCCAAGATGCTCGCGAAGATCGCCTCGGAGCAGGCGAAGCCGGACGGGCTGGTGCTGATCGAGCCGGGCACCGAGCGGGCGCTGCTGGGACCGATGCCGGTGCGGACGCTGCCGGGCGTGGGACCGGCCACCGGCGACCACCTCAGGCGGGCCGGGATCCACACGGTCGACGAGCTCGCCGAGGCGGGGGAGGACGAGCTCGTACGGCTGCTGGGCAAGGCCCACGGGCACGCGCTGTACGCCATGGCGCTGGCGCGGGACGAGCGGCCCGTGGTGGCCGAGCGGGAGGCGAAGTCGGTGTCGGTCGAGGACACGTACGACGTGGACATCCACGACCGGGTGCGGGTGGGGACGGAGGTGCGGCGGCTCGCCGACCGGTGCGTGCGCAGACTGCGGGGGGCGGGGCTGTCGGGGCGGACCATCGTGCTGAAGGTGCGGCGGTACGACTTCTCCACCCTCACCCGGTCCGAGACGCTGCGCGGGCCGACGGACGATCCGGCGGTGGTGCGGGAGGCGGCGGCGCGGCTGCTGGAGTCGGTCGACACCACGGGCGGGGTGCGGTTGCTGGGCGTGGGGGTCAGCGGACTGGCCGACTACACGCAGGAGGACCTGTTCGCGCAGGCGGCGGGCGTGCCCGAGGACGCCCTCGGGGAGGAGCCCGAGGCCGTGCCCGTGGAGGAGCGCCAGAGTCCCACCGAGCGGCGGTGGCCGGCGGGGCACGACGTGCGGCACGCCGTCCACGGCCACGGGTGGGTGCAGGGCAGTGGGCTGGGGCGGGTCACGGTGCGCTTCGAGACGCCCGGTTCGGAGCCGGGACGGGTGATGACCTTCCGGATCGAAGACCCGGATCTGGAACCGGCGGAACCGCTGCCGCTGGTGACCCGGAAGCCGGGGGAGAGCGGGCGGACGGAGGCCGGCGGGGTGGGTTCGGCGAGTCCGTGA
- a CDS encoding MerR family transcriptional regulator, producing MRSSGDGTAGNAPGHGLGADGPFSPPGSRLRPSGGFPQHGGATEHAPRRPTAVPSSGGATSMASEQIGYRGPTACAAAGITYRQLDYWARTGLVEPSVRPAHGSGTQRLYSFRDVVVLKIVKRFLDTGVSLQNIRTAVRHLRERGFSDLERMTLMSDGATVYECTSPDEVHALLQGGQGVFGIAVGVVWRDVESALSQLHGERIDTGETLIGHNPADELARRRNRAV from the coding sequence GTGAGAAGCAGCGGCGACGGTACGGCTGGGAATGCCCCCGGACACGGTCTCGGGGCGGACGGGCCGTTCTCTCCCCCGGGCTCCCGGCTCCGCCCGAGCGGGGGATTCCCGCAGCACGGCGGCGCGACCGAACACGCTCCGCGGCGGCCGACGGCCGTGCCGAGCAGCGGAGGGGCGACATCCATGGCGTCCGAGCAGATCGGCTACCGGGGCCCCACGGCCTGCGCGGCCGCCGGCATCACCTACCGGCAGCTCGACTACTGGGCCCGGACGGGGCTGGTCGAGCCCAGCGTGCGGCCCGCCCACGGATCCGGCACGCAGCGGCTGTACAGCTTCCGCGACGTCGTCGTCCTGAAGATCGTCAAGCGGTTCCTCGACACCGGTGTGTCCCTGCAGAACATCCGCACCGCCGTCCGGCACCTGCGCGAGCGGGGCTTCAGCGACCTGGAGCGCATGACGCTGATGAGCGACGGGGCCACGGTCTACGAGTGCACCTCGCCCGACGAGGTCCACGCCCTGCTCCAGGGCGGCCAGGGCGTCTTCGGCATCGCGGTGGGCGTGGTGTGGCGGGACGTCGAGAGCGCGCTGTCCCAGCTGCACGGGGAACGCATCGACACCGGAGAGACGCTGATCGGCCACAATCCGGCGGACGAGCTGGCGCGGCGGCGCAACCGGGCCGTCTGA
- a CDS encoding bifunctional nuclease family protein: MNELDVVGVRVEMPSNQPIVLLREVGGDRYLPIWIGPGEATAIAFAQQGMAPARPLTHDLFKDVLEAVGQELTEVRITDLREGVFYAELVFASGVEVSARPSDAIALALRTGTPIYGSDTVLDDAGIAIPDEQEDEVEKFREFLDQISPEDFGTSNQ, from the coding sequence GTGAACGAGCTCGATGTCGTAGGTGTCCGGGTCGAAATGCCCTCCAACCAACCGATCGTGCTGTTGCGTGAAGTGGGCGGCGACCGCTACCTCCCCATCTGGATCGGACCGGGGGAGGCGACGGCCATCGCCTTCGCTCAGCAGGGCATGGCCCCCGCACGGCCGCTGACCCACGACCTGTTCAAGGACGTGCTGGAGGCCGTCGGCCAGGAGCTCACGGAAGTGCGCATCACGGACCTGCGCGAGGGGGTCTTCTACGCGGAGCTGGTCTTCGCCAGCGGGGTCGAGGTGAGCGCCAGGCCGTCCGACGCCATAGCGCTGGCGCTGCGCACGGGGACGCCGATCTACGGCAGCGACACGGTGCTCGACGACGCGGGGATCGCCATTCCGGACGAGCAGGAGGACGAGGTGGAGAAGTTCCGCGAGTTCCTCGACCAGATCTCGCCGGAGGACTTCGGCACCAGCAACCAGTGA
- a CDS encoding MerR family transcriptional regulator, with product MVHTPSGGAGDGAAATDTGLMSIGTVLNALREEFPEVTISKIRFLESEGLIEPQRTPSGYRKFSAGDVERLGHVLRMQRDHYLPLKVIREHLEAMERGEAAPLPVVGRPRDGEAGHEPVSEAPAAARIGRAQLLAAAGIGERELAEWESYGLLTPVEEGVYDSEAVTVAELITELGRFGIEPRHLRAMKAAADREAGLVDQLVAPLRRHRNPQTRAHAEARTKELAGLTVRLHAALVQTALGVRLP from the coding sequence ATGGTTCACACACCGAGCGGCGGTGCCGGAGACGGTGCCGCCGCCACGGACACCGGACTGATGAGCATCGGCACGGTGCTGAACGCACTGCGCGAGGAGTTCCCCGAGGTCACCATCTCCAAGATCCGCTTCCTGGAGTCGGAGGGGCTCATCGAGCCGCAGCGGACCCCCTCGGGGTACCGCAAGTTCAGCGCCGGGGACGTCGAGCGCCTCGGCCACGTCCTGAGGATGCAGCGGGACCACTATCTGCCGCTCAAGGTGATCCGTGAGCACCTGGAGGCCATGGAGCGCGGCGAGGCCGCCCCGCTGCCGGTGGTGGGCCGGCCGCGTGACGGGGAGGCCGGCCACGAGCCGGTCTCCGAGGCGCCCGCGGCGGCCCGCATCGGGCGTGCCCAGCTGCTCGCGGCCGCCGGCATCGGCGAGCGGGAGCTCGCGGAGTGGGAGTCGTACGGACTGCTCACCCCGGTGGAGGAAGGGGTGTACGACTCCGAGGCGGTCACCGTCGCCGAGCTGATCACCGAGTTGGGGCGGTTCGGGATCGAGCCCCGTCACCTGAGGGCCATGAAGGCCGCCGCCGACCGGGAGGCCGGTCTGGTGGACCAGCTCGTCGCCCCGCTGAGACGCCACCGGAACCCGCAGACCAGGGCCCACGCGGAGGCCCGTACCAAGGAGCTGGCGGGGCTCACGGTGAGGCTGCACGCGGCGCTGGTGCAGACGGCGCTCGGGGTGCGGCTGCCCTGA
- a CDS encoding FHA domain-containing protein: MGGAWWKLSGGGGRCEDVRVRQCVQSGFVLPHGRVCFGQGESPVKLFAKLFGKSTREGSDNATARHRAQPDAEGQRPLFRDQVTGPGAPSVDPAQSGGIGFGQPSTSGTGGGFSDPYASHAPGGQPRQEDPSMSALVCTRCGNRNAENSRFCSNCGAPLRPGVTPERPSETTSTISISGLEAYDAEATGQTAMPTLSPEAQAAVDALPMGSALLVVRRGPNSGSRFLLDGDLTTAGRHPQSDIFLDDVTVSRRHVEFRRSPDGSFTVADVGSLNGTYVNRERIDQVALSNGDEVQIGKYRLVFYASQRGY, translated from the coding sequence ATGGGTGGTGCGTGGTGGAAACTGTCTGGCGGAGGCGGACGTTGTGAGGATGTCCGGGTCCGCCAATGTGTTCAGTCAGGGTTCGTCCTGCCCCACGGGCGGGTCTGTTTCGGTCAAGGGGAATCGCCCGTGAAGTTGTTTGCGAAGTTGTTCGGCAAGAGCACGCGAGAGGGCAGCGACAACGCGACCGCTCGCCATCGCGCACAGCCTGACGCGGAAGGTCAGCGTCCGCTGTTCCGGGACCAGGTCACCGGTCCGGGCGCGCCGTCGGTTGACCCCGCGCAGTCGGGCGGCATAGGTTTCGGGCAACCGTCGACCTCAGGTACGGGTGGAGGGTTTTCCGACCCGTACGCATCCCATGCCCCCGGTGGGCAGCCGCGGCAGGAGGATCCGTCCATGTCGGCCCTGGTGTGTACGAGGTGCGGTAACCGCAACGCGGAGAACAGCCGCTTCTGCTCCAACTGCGGCGCGCCGCTGAGGCCGGGAGTCACCCCGGAGCGCCCCTCCGAGACGACGTCCACGATCTCGATCTCCGGTCTCGAGGCCTACGACGCCGAGGCCACCGGTCAGACGGCGATGCCGACGCTCTCCCCGGAGGCGCAGGCGGCCGTCGACGCGCTGCCGATGGGCTCCGCGCTCCTGGTCGTGCGCCGCGGTCCGAACTCGGGCAGCCGCTTCCTCCTGGACGGTGACCTGACCACGGCCGGACGCCATCCGCAGAGCGACATCTTCCTGGACGACGTGACGGTCTCCCGGCGGCACGTGGAGTTCCGCCGCAGCCCGGACGGCTCGTTCACGGTGGCCGACGTCGGCAGCCTGAACGGCACGTACGTCAACCGCGAGCGGATCGACCAGGTCGCCCTGTCCAACGGCGACGAGGTGCAGATCGGCAAGTACAGGCTGGTCTTCTACGCGAGCCAGCGGGGCTACTGA
- a CDS encoding DUF881 domain-containing protein: MSEHRNDEPTPAQAPPPGPAQTPRPRTAPGTAPASGLRKELPAEVPASAPASAQVPRTEPEPRLTGRQRLVMGLWPPRVTRAQLIVALLLFGLGFGLAVQVASNSDGDSALRGARQEDLVRILDELDDRTQRLEDEKQGLEKQREELENSSDQAEEARRQTVEKERQLGVLAGTVAAQGPGITMTIEDTKGTVEADMLLDAIQELRAAGAEAIQVNGVRVVAGTYLTDSGNGVGVDGNKITAPYRFKVIGKPQDLEPALNIPGGVVQTLEKEQATVTVERSTKIVVDALRAAERPDYARSSSR, encoded by the coding sequence ATGAGTGAGCACCGGAACGACGAGCCGACGCCCGCGCAGGCGCCCCCGCCCGGGCCCGCGCAGACCCCCCGGCCCAGGACCGCTCCCGGGACCGCGCCCGCGAGCGGCCTGCGCAAGGAGCTGCCGGCGGAGGTGCCCGCGAGCGCGCCCGCGTCCGCGCAGGTGCCGAGGACCGAGCCGGAACCCCGGCTCACCGGACGGCAGCGGCTGGTGATGGGACTGTGGCCGCCGCGGGTGACCCGGGCCCAACTCATCGTGGCCCTGCTGCTGTTCGGCCTGGGTTTCGGCCTGGCCGTCCAGGTGGCCTCGAACAGCGACGGCGACAGCGCGCTGCGCGGGGCGCGGCAGGAAGATCTTGTGCGCATCCTCGATGAACTCGACGACCGCACACAGCGTCTTGAGGACGAGAAGCAGGGACTCGAGAAGCAGCGCGAGGAGCTGGAGAACAGCTCCGACCAGGCCGAGGAGGCCCGCAGGCAGACGGTCGAGAAGGAACGGCAACTCGGCGTCCTGGCGGGCACGGTGGCCGCGCAGGGGCCCGGCATCACGATGACCATCGAGGACACGAAGGGGACGGTCGAGGCGGACATGCTGCTCGACGCCATCCAGGAGCTGCGCGCGGCCGGTGCCGAGGCGATCCAGGTGAACGGTGTGCGGGTCGTGGCGGGCACCTATCTGACGGATTCCGGCAACGGGGTCGGCGTGGACGGGAACAAGATCACCGCGCCCTATCGTTTCAAGGTCATCGGCAAGCCGCAGGACCTCGAGCCGGCGCTCAACATCCCGGGAGGTGTGGTGCAGACCCTCGAAAAGGAACAGGCCACCGTTACCGTGGAGCGTTCCACCAAGATCGTCGTGGATGCCTTGCGGGCCGCGGAGCGGCCTGACTACGCTCGGTCGTCCTCCCGGTGA
- a CDS encoding small basic family protein — MIAVLGLVVGVVAGLLVRPEVPAVVEPYLPIAVVAALDAVFGGLRAMLDGIFDDKVFVVSFLSNVVVAALIVFLGDKLGVGAQLSTGVVVVLGIRIFSNAAAIRRHVFRA, encoded by the coding sequence GTGATCGCCGTACTGGGCCTCGTCGTGGGAGTCGTGGCCGGATTGTTGGTCCGGCCCGAGGTTCCGGCGGTCGTCGAGCCTTATCTGCCGATCGCCGTCGTCGCGGCGCTCGACGCCGTGTTCGGCGGGCTGCGGGCCATGCTCGACGGCATCTTCGACGACAAGGTGTTCGTGGTGTCGTTCCTGTCGAACGTGGTCGTCGCCGCGCTGATCGTGTTCCTCGGCGACAAGCTCGGCGTGGGGGCCCAGCTGTCCACGGGTGTCGTGGTCGTCCTCGGCATCCGCATCTTCTCCAACGCCGCGGCGATCCGCCGGCACGTGTTCCGGGCGTGA
- a CDS encoding DUF881 domain-containing protein, translating to MSLITNVMDHSLDDGYAEAAARKKADGDGGMPKTLRARLGLAAGLVLAALIVTVGAAQARVAAPVVAKEREELIDRIDRETEAADELEDSVDELREDVGARQREALRDSGGSDRSELVGMLAGAVAVHGPGVRLVVNDAEDATAGGDGDPRSTSGFSDTGRVRDRDLQRVVNGLWESGAEAVSINGQRLTALSAIRAAGDAILVDNRPLVPPYTVLAVGDGPQLRDRFQNSADGLYLHVLQENYGIRTDLSAQDDLRLPAAPSVIVRTAQPITGKGTS from the coding sequence ATGTCGTTGATCACCAACGTCATGGACCACAGCCTCGACGACGGTTACGCCGAGGCCGCCGCGCGGAAGAAAGCCGACGGCGACGGCGGCATGCCGAAGACCCTCAGGGCGAGGCTGGGCCTCGCCGCCGGCCTGGTGCTCGCCGCCCTGATCGTGACCGTCGGGGCCGCGCAGGCCCGGGTCGCGGCCCCCGTCGTCGCCAAGGAGCGCGAGGAGCTGATCGACCGCATCGATCGGGAGACCGAGGCGGCCGACGAACTCGAGGACAGCGTCGACGAACTGCGCGAGGACGTCGGCGCGCGGCAGCGCGAGGCGCTCCGCGACAGTGGCGGAAGCGACCGGTCGGAGCTGGTGGGCATGCTGGCGGGGGCCGTCGCGGTGCACGGCCCCGGTGTGCGGCTCGTGGTGAACGACGCCGAGGACGCGACCGCGGGCGGCGACGGCGACCCTCGGTCGACCTCCGGGTTCTCGGACACCGGACGGGTCCGTGACCGCGATCTGCAGCGGGTGGTCAACGGCCTGTGGGAATCCGGCGCCGAGGCCGTCTCCATCAACGGGCAGCGGTTGACCGCCCTGTCGGCGATCAGGGCCGCCGGAGACGCGATACTGGTCGACAACAGGCCGCTGGTGCCGCCGTACACGGTGCTCGCGGTGGGGGACGGCCCGCAGTTGCGCGACCGGTTCCAGAACAGCGCGGACGGGCTGTATCTGCACGTCCTGCAGGAGAACTACGGCATCCGGACGGACCTCTCCGCGCAGGACGACCTCCGGTTGCCCGCCGCACCGAGTGTGATCGTACGTACCGCACAGCCGATAACCGGGAAGGGCACATCGTGA
- a CDS encoding mannose-1-phosphate guanyltransferase: MKAVVMAGGEGTRLRPMTSSMPKPLLPVANRPIMEHVLRLLKRHGLNETVVTVQFLASLVKNYFGDGEELGMELTYANEEKPLGTAGSVKNAEEALKDDAFLVISGDALTDFDLTELINFHKEKGALVTVCLTRVPNPLEFGITIVDEEGKVERFLEKPTWGQVFSDTVNTGIYVMEPEVFDYVEADVPVDWSGDVFPQLMKEGKPVYGYVAEGYWEDVGTHESYVKAQADVLEGKVDVDIDGFEISPGVWVAEGAEVHPDAVLRGPLYIGDYAKVEAGAEIREHTVVGSNVVVKSGAFLHKAVVHDNVYVGPHSNLRGCVVGKNTDIMRAARIEDGAVIGDECLIGEESIVQGNVRVYPFKTIEAGAFVNTSVIWESRGQAHLFGARGVSGILNVEITPELAVRLAGAYATTLKKGATVTTARDHSRGARALKRAVISALQASAIDVRDLENVPLPVARQQTARGSAGGIMIRTTPGVPDSVDIMFFDGQGADLSQGSQRKLDRVFARQEYRRAFPGEIGDLHFPASVFDSYTGSLLRDVDITGIAESGLKVVVDASNGSAGLVLPSLLGKLGVDSLTINPGLDESRPTETADMRRSGLVRLGEIVASSGAAFGVRFDPVGERLSLVDEKGRIIEDDRALLVMLDLVAAERRSGRVALPVTTTRIAEQVAAYHGTQVEWTTTSPDDLTRVGGEEGTIFGGDGRGGFIVPEFSSVYDGTAAFVRLIGLVARTQLTLSQIDARIPRAHVLKRDLATPWAVKGLVMRRVVEAAGDRFVDTTDGVRVVEADGRWVMVLPDPAEAVTHLWAEGPDDASAQALLDEWSAVVDSAGR, from the coding sequence ATGAAGGCCGTCGTGATGGCCGGAGGCGAAGGCACCCGCCTTCGTCCCATGACCTCAAGCATGCCCAAGCCGCTCCTGCCGGTGGCCAACCGGCCGATCATGGAGCACGTTCTGCGGCTGCTCAAAAGGCATGGGCTCAACGAAACCGTTGTGACCGTCCAGTTCCTGGCGTCACTGGTCAAGAACTACTTCGGTGACGGTGAAGAGCTCGGAATGGAGCTCACCTATGCCAACGAGGAGAAGCCACTCGGTACCGCCGGAAGCGTCAAGAACGCCGAGGAGGCACTGAAGGACGACGCTTTTCTCGTCATCTCCGGTGACGCGCTGACCGACTTCGACCTCACCGAGCTGATCAATTTCCACAAGGAAAAGGGCGCCCTGGTCACCGTCTGCCTGACCCGGGTGCCCAATCCGCTGGAATTCGGCATCACCATCGTGGACGAGGAGGGCAAGGTCGAGCGCTTCCTCGAGAAGCCGACCTGGGGCCAGGTCTTCTCCGACACGGTGAACACCGGTATCTACGTCATGGAGCCCGAGGTCTTCGACTACGTCGAGGCCGATGTGCCCGTCGACTGGTCCGGTGACGTCTTCCCGCAGCTGATGAAGGAGGGCAAGCCCGTTTACGGCTATGTCGCCGAGGGCTACTGGGAGGACGTCGGCACGCACGAGAGCTATGTGAAGGCGCAGGCGGACGTCCTCGAGGGCAAGGTCGACGTCGACATCGACGGCTTCGAGATCTCCCCGGGTGTGTGGGTGGCCGAGGGCGCCGAGGTGCACCCCGACGCCGTACTGCGGGGGCCGCTGTACATCGGTGACTACGCCAAGGTCGAGGCCGGCGCCGAGATCCGCGAGCACACCGTCGTGGGGTCGAACGTCGTCGTGAAGAGCGGTGCCTTCCTGCACAAGGCCGTCGTCCACGACAACGTGTACGTCGGGCCGCACAGCAATCTGCGCGGTTGTGTCGTCGGCAAGAACACCGACATCATGCGCGCGGCGCGGATCGAGGACGGCGCCGTCATCGGTGACGAGTGCCTGATCGGTGAGGAATCGATCGTCCAGGGCAATGTGCGGGTCTACCCGTTCAAGACCATCGAGGCCGGTGCTTTCGTCAACACCTCGGTGATCTGGGAGTCGCGGGGGCAGGCGCATCTCTTCGGCGCCCGTGGCGTGTCCGGGATCCTGAACGTCGAGATCACCCCCGAACTCGCCGTGCGCCTGGCCGGCGCGTACGCGACGACGCTCAAGAAGGGCGCGACCGTCACCACGGCCCGCGACCACTCCCGCGGTGCCCGGGCGCTGAAGCGGGCGGTCATCTCCGCGCTGCAGGCCAGCGCCATCGACGTACGGGACCTGGAGAACGTGCCGCTGCCCGTGGCCAGGCAGCAGACCGCGCGGGGCAGCGCCGGCGGCATCATGATCCGGACCACGCCCGGGGTGCCGGACTCGGTCGACATCATGTTCTTCGACGGTCAGGGCGCCGACCTGTCGCAGGGCAGCCAGCGCAAGCTGGACCGGGTGTTCGCGCGGCAGGAGTACCGGCGTGCGTTCCCCGGCGAGATCGGTGACCTGCACTTCCCGGCGAGCGTCTTCGACTCGTACACCGGGTCGCTGCTGCGCGACGTCGACATCACCGGGATCGCGGAGTCCGGGCTGAAGGTGGTCGTGGACGCGTCCAACGGCAGCGCCGGCCTGGTGCTGCCGAGCCTGCTCGGCAAGCTGGGCGTCGACTCGCTGACCATCAACCCCGGTCTCGACGAGTCCAGGCCGACCGAGACGGCCGACATGCGGCGCTCGGGACTGGTGCGGCTCGGGGAGATCGTGGCGTCCTCCGGCGCCGCGTTCGGCGTGCGCTTCGACCCCGTCGGTGAGCGGCTGTCCCTGGTCGACGAGAAGGGGCGGATCATCGAGGACGACCGGGCGCTGCTCGTGATGCTCGACCTCGTCGCGGCCGAGCGGCGCAGCGGCCGGGTCGCGCTGCCGGTGACCACCACCCGGATCGCCGAGCAGGTGGCGGCGTACCACGGCACCCAGGTGGAGTGGACGACGACCTCGCCCGACGACCTCACGCGGGTGGGCGGCGAGGAAGGGACGATCTTCGGCGGTGACGGCAGGGGCGGTTTCATCGTTCCGGAGTTCAGCAGCGTCTACGACGGCACCGCCGCCTTCGTGCGGCTCATCGGGCTGGTGGCGCGGACGCAGCTCACGCTCAGCCAGATCGACGCGCGCATCCCGCGGGCGCACGTGCTCAAGCGGGACCTGGCGACCCCGTGGGCCGTCAAGGGGCTGGTGATGCGGCGGGTGGTCGAGGCGGCCGGAGACCGGTTCGTGGACACCACCGACGGCGTGCGCGTGGTAGAGGCGGACGGCCGCTGGGTGATGGTGCTGCCCGACCCGGCCGAGGCGGTCACCCACCTGTGGGCCGAAGGGCCCGACGACGCCTCCGCGCAGGCCCTGCTCGACGAGTGGTCGGCGGTCGTGGACAGCGCGGGACGGTAG
- a CDS encoding CDP-alcohol phosphatidyltransferase family protein, translating into MEVQETRVQTDRVLTIPNMLSMARLVGVPLFLWLILRPEFGGPKSDGWALLVLALSGVSDYLDGKLARRWNQISSLGRLLDPAADRLYILSTLVGLTWREILPLWLTAVLLARELVLLVMVGILRRHGYPPPQVNFLGKAATFNLMYAFPLLLLSDGTGWISSLAAIFGWAFAGWGTTLYWWAGVLYVVQVRRLVRADAMAD; encoded by the coding sequence GTGGAGGTCCAGGAGACGCGGGTCCAGACGGACCGCGTCCTCACCATCCCGAACATGCTCAGCATGGCGCGGCTCGTTGGCGTACCCCTCTTCCTGTGGCTGATCCTCAGGCCCGAGTTCGGTGGCCCGAAGAGTGACGGCTGGGCGCTCCTGGTGCTGGCTCTCAGCGGCGTCAGCGACTACCTGGACGGCAAGCTCGCGCGCCGGTGGAACCAGATCAGCAGCCTCGGCCGGCTTCTCGATCCCGCGGCCGACCGGCTCTACATTCTCTCGACCCTGGTCGGTCTCACCTGGCGCGAGATTCTGCCGCTCTGGCTCACCGCCGTGCTGTTGGCGCGTGAGCTCGTTCTGCTGGTGATGGTGGGCATCCTCCGGCGGCACGGCTATCCGCCGCCGCAGGTGAACTTCCTGGGGAAGGCGGCCACCTTCAACTTGATGTATGCCTTCCCGTTGCTCCTGCTCAGTGACGGAACCGGCTGGATCTCGTCACTCGCTGCTATTTTCGGATGGGCGTTCGCCGGATGGGGTACAACCCTCTATTGGTGGGCAGGAGTCCTCTACGTGGTCCAAGTCCGCCGTCTGGTTCGGGCGGACGCCATGGCCGATTGA
- a CDS encoding PTS glucose transporter subunit IIA — protein MTTVTSPLAGRAIGLASVPDPVFSGAMVGPGTAIDPVREPSEAVSPVDGVIVSLHPHAFVVVDESGHGVLTHLGIDTVQLNGEGFELLVNKGDTVTRGQGIVRWDPAAVEAAGKSPVCPVVALEATSDALSELRDDGDVKVGDGLFLWK, from the coding sequence ATGACCACCGTGACGTCCCCGCTTGCAGGACGGGCCATCGGACTGGCGTCCGTACCCGACCCGGTCTTCTCCGGGGCCATGGTCGGCCCGGGTACAGCTATCGACCCTGTGCGGGAGCCCTCCGAGGCCGTCTCCCCCGTGGACGGCGTCATCGTCTCTCTGCACCCGCACGCTTTTGTCGTCGTCGACGAGAGCGGACACGGCGTGCTCACCCACCTCGGTATCGACACCGTGCAGCTCAACGGCGAGGGCTTCGAGCTGCTCGTCAACAAGGGCGACACCGTCACGCGCGGCCAGGGCATCGTGCGCTGGGACCCGGCTGCCGTCGAAGCCGCCGGGAAGTCCCCGGTGTGCCCGGTCGTGGCCCTCGAGGCCACGTCGGACGCCCTCTCCGAGCTGCGTGACGACGGCGATGTGAAGGTCGGTGACGGTCTCTTCCTCTGGAAGTGA